The Glycine soja cultivar W05 chromosome 15, ASM419377v2, whole genome shotgun sequence region CACATCCTCAAAGAAAGCAAGAAAGCAACGGTGTTTGAATATACATTCTGAAGACCACTGAAAGCAGGAAAGAAAAGAATACGCAttacagaaaacaaaaaactgtTATAGTTAAGGTGGGTAAGAACAAGTGCAATCGACCAGCATGTCAAAAAACTGCTTTAGTTAAGGTGGGTAAGAACAAGTGCATACCTCAAGTCAAGTGTAAGACTAAGAACGAGTTATTCCAAGAATTTTCAGTTGAAGAGATATATTTACAAGCTAGATAACAGAGGATCTTACCTCTTCTCCCGTAGTCTAAAAGCATATGAACCTTAGTGGAATCGTTCAGGTTGGCGTCGGTCCTCTGTAAGGGCCACGAGCATCCAAAGTGAAGAAAAGCAGAACTGATACTCCAATTACCCAAATGAAGGTACACAGAAACAACATTCGACTTTTCATCGAAAGCAAATGAGCAAACTGATCTCTCTCCTCTGGCAAGGTATAGGTTTGGAGATCACTTATAACATACTCAATTATGCCATCCATAAGCTCTCTTCTAAATTGGGGAGCTTTAACATTTCTGAGAAAATTCACAGTAATCTCAGCTTCCACAGAATTAAACCTAGAACTATCTAATTCATCGTTGCAAATAGAATTAGCGGACCCAATAATTTCCGTTGCGTCGGTGATTTTTTTAGGACTTAAATCAGATGGAACCAAAGTCACCGAGGAAGGTTCTTCCAACAAGAAGTTCTGAAACATATATGAAACAATTGATTAAATCAGATGAAGCCTCCACTATCAATTACCCTATCAGTACAAAATGCCTAATAAGTCCAGTAtccaattgatttttgcaaTTACAACCATAATCGCATTGAAAAATTGAACACATACCAGCAATTAATCAGCACATGTAAGAATTGTGTCCGacacaaacaataaaaataaaaagataatttgcACATCGAAGATTTTCGTTTTATTGTagcttaaattaaaaatacgaTTAACACAAATATTCCAAGCTGCGACGCATTTTCGGAAACGTTTTACTGTGTTATCTCACATGACTCATGAATTGGTGACAAAGAAACGTCACAAAAAGCATcggaagaaacaaaatagtgagaTTCGAACTAACCGTGACATCTTCGTTGTGATTTGCAAATGAGATCTCGGAGATCGGTGATAAATCCACGGAATCTTCAGAAAGGGATGCAAATGCCGCAttcaagctcttatctgtgATCTGGCGAAAGAGAATAAAAGGAACAcgaaaaattgaatataaatgtaaaaagcgaaaaaagaaagagtgggAAATAAACTTTGATGAATTGTAGTGTGCCTTGTTAGACTTCTTAGACGGAAAATCCTTGAATCTGCCATGGCGATTCTCTGTGGAGCGCGCGAACACTTTGTGTGATGTTTGGTGTTCTTTCATTGGCGTTTGGCGGGAGTTGAACGGTGTTATgtgatatttcaatttttaactatatatagGTCGAGATTTCGAAATGGTAaggataatatttatttttataagtgatacctaaattctttattatttattatttatcataaatgatttttcctatttaaattttatatttttttatttaagaattatatttgtcgtactttattttattttaacaagtgAATAGTAGTGTGATAAAggctaaatatgagttattttttatgataaaatatattaaaaatatctttaaaaatatttatttagtagttatttttggcttaaatgttAGGAATTGATATTTTACTTATGTATGGCTTGCAGATATAAAAAAGAGGGAAAAACGAGAAAGATCCAGAAAATATCAATAAGGaagattttttatatcaaactcAAGTTCACTTCAACAACTATACAAAAGGAGACTAAAAAGtcaaaagatgtattgtacacttcatatttatcaatgcaaacaagtgttttctttcctatcatcctttcttattttaatttcacataTCATTCATCCTTGCATCATCTTTAGGGGTTAGATGCTCGACAGAGAgtaatccttaatagaaataCAAGGAATGTCTTACATGCATAAGTTAGTTTTAGGGATTAGTCGATCGACAAaggataatttctaatagaactaaaagaaaggggtatcttgataaaatcattgctagaaataCAGTGATAGCATTATGCCCGTGtatcaaagcaaacatctacaattaaaacttcatgcattttatctattgagtctttgcaaagacatttgggaaataaataagtaagatagacttgtcatcgtgagacatGAGGGGCAATTCCAACAAATGTGGGTGAGAATAAATTCACCAAATTCatagagaaaaatctaaaataatacatcttaggtAAATAAGGTAGGCTAGGTCTCAATATTATTACATTCTgaatttatctttctttatcttcatcttaatcttttatttttcttgtcttttaattttcttatcttattttatttatcttctattttttttatctttatcatcttttaatttaaatcttttatcttttcttttaaatctttatcttatctcctatctttctttatctattattttatttccttatctcttgcttgtaGATTGAGTTTGcatcaatctaagtacaaacaaagtcattGTGGATTcgatactcggacttccgagtactttagtacttgtgacaaatttggtacacttgccaacgagttaacaagttGTTGGCGCCATTGCCGGGGACTTTGTTTTTCGTACTTGGCTGTTTGCATATTCCAATTTTAAagcaattagttttattttaactttttatttttgtttttatttttttaaaattttttttttatttttctttattcactcttatattaaaaaaaaaaaaagcttttttctTGTGAGTCTATGCTTGTAGGGTGGAACCTCAGAAGAACTTGATCCATGAAAGACATTTTAAAgatgaaagatatttttaagAGGTAGACTGAGCATTATGACAGCACACGATCAAGGGTCAGTCACCCACCACCggtaaattgtgatttttgtggaGGAGAGCATTTTAATGACAACTGTCATCTCTACTCCATGAAAAACTCTTGATGCGGACAGGAGTTACACccttacaatcaatatgaaaaagaaagaactcTTAATCTTGAGAGTGTGTTTACGAAATTCATGGCATGCCATGCTAGCTCTAAAGCCAATCAAAACTTAATACAATACCAAGAAATTCATGTTGCCAAGAGCTACTTCATGGAAAATTATCAGTGGGAGCAAGAGTTACAACCCTACcatcaatatgaagaagaaagaagttcAAATCTGAATAATTTGTTGATGCCATTCAAGGAAACAACTGAATCTACTCAACGAGCATTTAAAAGTCTAGAAATTCAAGTTGGTAAGCTAGCAAAAGAAATGGCTAAATTTGTGGCCACATGGGAAGAAAACTTTGCAGAGGTTGAAGCTCATAAGGAGAACCTTGTAGAAGAGCATGattcaagagaaaaagatgaagaaaaaagtgAGGAGAAAGCACAACAATGAGAGAAGTGCTCACAAgtagaaattcaacaagaaagtaTTTTTCCAGTCAATACCCTTCCTCATCAACTGATTGTCAAGAAAGAAAGGCATGGAGAACATGAGAAGGCCTTAAgtatcattctttccttgatcaCTAGCACTTCTCTTGCAATGATATGGAAGATGTTTCTAGAATACATGAGTTTCATGAAGTCTCTAGCTAAGAGGCGAAAATGCAAGGAAGATGTGTTCTATGTGAccttcatgccaccttgaaggcatTTGACCCTTTCTTACTTTATCTCTCTTTTAGTTAATTGCATTGCATTTCTTTAGGATAGTtgtgttatttcttttctttatttatgattttgtgcattttaatttcaaaaatttaatttcggTAGTTTAAATTCagtcattgaataaaaattccaCGATATTTATGAAGTCATTGCCaaagctttttctgaaggaCTCAAACACTTGAAATGTTGCATACCATTTTTGTGAAAATGTTGGTTCCATGAAGGCAAGTGTCAATTCAAGTAGTAGAGTATGAATCAcaacaaagagagaaaatgtTAGCCTGTCTGAAAGAAATCATGGTGCGATAAGCCAACAATTTTGTTTTGTCCCGGTGAGTTGTGTGAAACTTACTTGTGAGAGAAAATCTGTTTTTAATTTCCTAATTTTGCATCATTTTTAGACTGTTAGATTAATTACATTAGGTGGAAATAATCAAGGTCctctttcttcttattttcaaccacttagccaaaaagccaacctttgatgataatttatcccttgcaccttaTTTGAGCCAAAAATgataatcatgttttttgtaAAACCCCTAAGCCTGCCTTAATTATCTCCTAACTTGTTTTAGGGTTTAAGCTAGCATAAGGATTTTAGTCATGATATACCCCTAATTTGGTGGAGGATTAAGGTAAAAATTGTCTCAAGAAGGTAAAACAACACATAATAAGGCACCCTAAAAAAAAGCTTGTAAGCCCAAAAtttctttccttaaaaaaaaagagaaggaggtaaatcctaaaaaaaagaagaaaaaaagagagaaagaagaataaGGCCAGAAAATAAATAGGTCTCATAAGTGTTGTTAGAACAATAAATTTAGGCTGAAAAACAAATAAGCCTAGGTTGAATAAGTGAAAGTTTTTCTAGGATAAATGTTCTCTTATAACTTAATTTTTGAAATCCCAGAAAAACCATAATTTCTTTGATTAGTCAGGTCATattacaagccaataaaagtccttagtgatctaCCAAGTGTAAGCAGGATAACTTTAACTGAAATGAAGTACAAAATTGGAAACATTAATTGCAAGTCGTAGAATTTTAAACACTCACCCAAGACACTTGTGCGCAAAGAGAAACACTAAAGCCTTGTGAGGAAAAGTGAGGCAAGCTGACCTGATTAATTTTTGCTACTAGCCAATTCTATCTCAATGTTTGTTTATGCTTCCATTGCAAGATCATGGCAAATGCAAGAAGGTCCAGCTAAGGgaatttgaaaaattacaaCTATTAGAAAGTTTTGGAGCATTCAGAGTctactctcatttttttttttttgcttgaggacaaccaaaatttttaatttgggggattCTGATAACGGCTAAATATGagctatttttataataaaaatatattaaaaatatctttaaaaatatttatttagtagttatttttttcttaaatgttaggaattgatatttttcttatttatggcttgcagaTATAAAAAGGAGGAATTAAAAgcgaaaaaaattcaaaaaatatgaataaggaAGATTTTTGGCATCAGACCCAAGTTCAGtaaaacaactataaaaaacCCCAAGTCTACTCTAACAATTATAAAAAGGGAGTCAAGCTAAGAAGAAAAGACACCATCCCAGAGACTCAGATTTAATGaatatatcaatatatcataaGCGTGAGTGTCTCTAGTAGGGgaaatctttctttttctatcccTTTTCCATCCCTTCTCTTTCATCAGTTTCTAAACCCCCTTTCAAGTGTAAGACCccttatggttatgagaagctaaacccttagttagggtCTGATAGGCCTAAAAAGTTAAAAGATGTATTGTacacttcatatttatcaatgcaaacacgtattttctttcctattaatccttaatagaaataCAAGGAAGATCTTACATGCATAAATTTTAGGGATTAGTAACTCGATAGAGAatgatttctaatagaactaaaaggaagaagtgccttaataaaatcattgctagacataaagtgattgcattatgcctgtgtatcaaaacaaacatctaaaattagaacttcatgaattttataaagacatttgggagatagataggtaagATAAGTTTGTCATCATGAGACATCAGGAGCAAACATTCTAATAGATGTAGATAGgaaaaaattcactaaattgatagagaaaaatctaaaataacacATCTTAGACAAATAAGACAGGTTAGGTCTCAGCGTTATCACATTCTGAATTTAtcttcatcttttatttttcttgtcttttaattttcttatcttctattttttatctttattgtcttttaatttaaatcttttatcttttatcttttctatcttctatttttatctttaaatcttttatcttttcttttaaatctttatcttatttcatatctttctttatatattattttattttcttatctcttacttgtaaattgggtttgcatcaatctaaatacaaacaaataaaattttcgtcgattcgacactcggactttcgAGTACTTTAATacttatgataaatttaatataattgcaGTTAACATAGtgtctctttttttatatattaaaattaaagattaattgatttaattatgtcaattaaaaaagatattattagtgatgaaaataatatcacctacattaaaataaaagcaCATGATCTTTCTCACCTTCTGTTAGTAATCTGTATCTTTACTTATTAGGCACTTAACTGATCATACGTCATATTGGTAATTTGTTACTTACACTTTAATTAACGGGGAAAAAtcaatgaatataaaacaatgatTAAAATACAACtataacttaattaaaatactatttaaatatatttgataaaacgTTAACATGTTGAAATAAAGTGAAATTCCCTTGGGATATTTTAGATAACTTCTTTTCTTAAGTTTAAGTCTAAGTCGTatggatagaaaaaaaatattattaaaagaacaGAACTTATTATagatgatgaatatttttttagtaaaattgattatttaaaaagttattgattTGCACCCATAAACGTAATCATAAATGAAAAGAACTATGGAATTTTTTTAGTaagtaataaaaacatattttacctttataaatattacaataaacTTGCACAGCAATAAATTGTAAACTTAGCTGACAAATTTATAAACACATgactattttagaaaaatatatctaagtctcgagttattttttttattttttatttgtaaaatactATGTTCAAGGATGAATTAAAAGAGTTATTACAATAAGAGAAATGCCATGAACATATTATTTGATACATTCTTTTGAACtcattatcttttatatttgttcaaatttattaaaaataacacaatttttttggATCTTAAGTCATATTTAACTGCGGCTTTCAATAAATTCTAACCccttagaaaaaatatatttaaaaatgtatatgaaaaattatcttTCTAACACTTCTTGTTCCAACAATGAAACAAACAAGACATAAATACACACTGTAGCTTATGAGGTGGGATTAACAAACATATATTTCTAGTAATTCCCACCATAAACCATAAAGCAGCGGAAGTATACAAATCGCACGAACAATGCATAGTAAAATGATGCTCTGAGTATTATCTCTAGCCGAAGAAAATCATTTAActgtaaaagaatttttattttaaatcagcAATATTATTTAGTAAGAATGACTCTTATGAAAAGTGTTGATAACTTTTTAGCCAATAAGAGAGaaaggagcagatgaatagagaaaaaaaaagttattttataagaaaaaaccaTTTCCCTATACTTCAcacaaaacctatttttgtatccattcaatatttttcaatttaaaataaccAAATATTCTTACGATTTCAGTTCATTTGATTCACCCACATAACAAGACGACTGCTGCTTTACCCAAAACTATGCAtggaatatatataataatcttTTCTTTAAGATTGTGTTATAAATAAtagcatttttttctcttcaaaactagtattataaaataaatatttttcttgaaataaaCTTATTCAAATACGCATATTTAATTGCCTTTCACCCTTTCACAGCAGGAAAGCCAAGAATCATGCGTGGCCTTCCCCACGAAAGCTGCTTCAAAATAGCTTTTATTGTTAATCATGAGAGACTTTGAACTCTTCTACAAATACAACATTCAATCACAAAAACGTATGCTAAGTGTCAACTTCTGCTGTTACGAGTAAAGTTTTAGTCCATTTACATCAATTGGTCGATTAAAAAGCAGAGGATAAACTCTAAATCCATATAAAAACTTATAggtttattataaaaacattattatacATTGATTTGAAGTAGCCCAAATTAATGCAAGGCTCAATAGATATAGGTTGTGAAATCTATAAAGAGTTCGATGTTTAATGTTTAAGTTCATAGATCAAGTAATGAAACTATTAAAGTAACAATATGTATTAGAATTAACAAAACACCTTAATTATCTGATCGTGACAAAAAGTTTGCATTGGTTAGGTGCGAGATATGCTTGTTAAGGAACA contains the following coding sequences:
- the LOC114385828 gene encoding uncharacterized protein LOC114385828, producing the protein MKEHQTSHKVFARSTENRHGRFKDFPSKKSNKAHYNSSKFISHSFFFRFLHLYSIFRVPFILFRQITDKSLNAAFASLSEDSVDLSPISEISFANHNEDVTNFLLEEPSSVTLVPSDLSPKKITDATEIIGSANSICNDELDSSRFNSVEAEITVNFLRNVKAPQFRRELMDGIIEYVISDLQTYTLPEERDQFAHLLSMKSRMLFLCTFIWVIGVSVLLFFTLDARGPYRGPTPT